A DNA window from Impatiens glandulifera chromosome 7, dImpGla2.1, whole genome shotgun sequence contains the following coding sequences:
- the LOC124946144 gene encoding aspartate-semialdehyde dehydrogenase has product MKSPTLAHQHHFLSGGKTINRFPNLNARLHSSPFTVRMAQRDDGPSIAVVGVTGAVGQEFLSVLSDRSFPYKSIKMLASKRSAGKHLTFEDKDYVVEELTEESFHGVDIALFSAGGSISKHFGPIAVDSGSIVVDNSSAFRMVDGVPLVIPEVNPDAMSHIKIGTGKGALIANPNCSTIICLMAATPLHRHAKVLRMVVSTYQAASGAGAAAMEELVLQTREVLEGKEPTCNIFNQQYAFNLFSHNAPVLSNGYNEEEMKLVKETRKIWNDKDVKVTATCIRVPVMRAHAESVNLQFETPLDEDTAREILKKAPGVVIIDDRSGNRFPTPLEVSNKDDVAVGRIRQDLSQDGNYGLDIFVCGDQIRKGAALNAIQIAEMLL; this is encoded by the exons ATGAAGTCTCCAACTTTAGCTCATCAACACCATTTTCTCTCCGGAGGCAAAACCATCAACAGATTTCCCAACCTCAATGCTCGCCTTCATTCTTCACCCTTTACCGTCCGTATGGCGCAACGCGACGATGGCCCCTCCATCGCTGTCGTGGGTGTCACGGGAGCCGTCGGGCAAGAATTTCTCTCCGTTCTTTCTGATCGTTCATTTccatataaatcaataaaaatgctAGCTTCAAAGAGATCAGCTGGGAAACACCTTACATTCGAGGACAAAGACTACGTTGTCGAGGAGTTAACTGAGGAAAGTTTTCACGGAGTCGATATTGCTCTGTTCAGCGCCGGAGGTTCGATTAGTAAGCATTTTGGACCAATTGCTGTTGATTCTGGGTCAATTGTTGTTGACAATAGTTCGGCTTTCCGTATGGTTGATGGTGTGCCGCTGGTTATTCCTGAGGTTAATCCGGATGCTATGTCGCATATCAAGATTGGGACTGGGAAGGGAGCTTTGATTGCTAATCCTAACTGCTCGACAATTATATGCTTGATGGCTGCAACTCCTCTTCATCGTCATGCTAAG GTTTTGCGCATGGTTGTTAGTACATATCAAGCAGCCAGCGGTGCTGGTGCTGCTGCAATGGAAGAACTTGTGTTGCAGACTCGTGAG GTTTTGGAAGGGAAAGAACCCACATGTAACATCTTCAACCAGCAG TATGCTTTTAATCTGTTCTCGCACAATGCACCTGTTCTTTCGAATGGAtacaatgaagaagaaatgaaaTTAGTTAAGGAGACAAGAAAGATCTGG AATGACAAGGATGTTAAGGTGACTGCCACTTGCATTCGGGTTCCAGTTATGCGTGCACACGCTGAAAGTGTCAACCTTCAATTCGAGACACCCCTCGATGAG GACACTGCTCGAGAGATTCTGAAGAAGGCTCCAGGTGTGGTTATCATAGATGATCGATCAGGCAATCGCTTCCCCACCCCATTGGAAGTATCAAACAAGGACGATGTTGCTGTTGGTAGAATACGCCAAGACTTGTCTCAAGATGGGAATTACGg GTTGGATATCTTTGTCTGTGGGGATCAAATAAGGAAAGGAGCAGCTCTTAATGCAATCCAAATCGCAGAAATGTTGCTATAG
- the LOC124944403 gene encoding eukaryotic translation initiation factor 3 subunit A-like, translating to MSTFAKPENALKRAEELINVGQKQDALQALHDLITSKRHRAWQKTLERIMFKYIELCVDMRRGRYAKDGLIQYRIVCQQVNVNSLEEVIKHFMHLSTERAETARNQAQALEEALDVDDLEADKRPEDLMLSFVSGEKGKDRSDRELVTPWFKFLWETYRTVLEILRNNSKLESLYAMTAHRAFQFCKQYKRTTEFRRLCEIIRNHLANLNKYRDQRDRPDISAPESLQLYLDTRFEQLKAATELELWQEAFRSVEDIHGLMCMVKKTPKPSLMVVYYAKLTEIFWVSSSHLYHAYAWFKLFSLQKSFNKNLGQKDLQLIASSVVLAALSVCPYDNSNGASHMVLEYEKERNSRMANLIGFVVDPKLENREVLSRPSLLSELVSKGIMSCVTQEVKDLYNLLELEFLPLDLASRVQPLLNKISKLGGKLSSISSVSEVHLSQYIPALERLATLRVLQQVSKVYQTMKIESLSRMIPFHNFSVVEKIAVDAVNSKFISLKVDYMKGIVVFSNLGLESNELRDHLTNFAESLNKARGMICPPTKKASKLGDILPGLLETVEKEHKRLLARKSIIEKRKEEQERHLLELERQEELKKLEIQKITEDAEQRRLAAEYEQRRNQKLKEIEDREMEDVRAMLEDADKRGKKKGKKPLIEGKVTKQSLMELALTEQLRERQEMEKKLQKLAKTMDYLERAKREEAAPLIEAAFQRRLVEERELHEREHQQEIEISRQRHDGDLKEKNRLSRLLEYKIQFQERLVKRRQEEFDRLKGEREEKVNQILQERKQEREYKRKVLCYLEREEERLRKLQEEEEARKREEEERRKKQEAERKAKLDEIAEKQRQREKELEEKERLWKENVLGKSSELVHPARSAFDVPHAVEPLAAVPAAAAAAPASGGKYVPRFRRTQAESGGGQAAAPDGPGVGGRGGESDRWGSRGGGDSRRPFPVGGGGGSGGSKWRS from the exons ATGTCAACCTTTGCTAAACCTGAGAATGCTTTAAAGAGGGCGGAAg AGCTGATCAATGTTGGGCAGAAGCAGGACGCTCTGCAAGCTCTTCATGATCTAATAACATCAAAGAGGCACAGAGCATGGCAAAAGACACTGGAAAGGATCATGTTCAAGTACATTGAGCTTTGTGTTGACATGCGAAGGGGTAGATATGCCAAGGATGGATTAATCCAGTATCGTATTGTATGTCAACAAGTTAATGTGAACTCATTGGAGGAGGTGATCAAGCATTTTATGCACCTATCCACTGAGAGAGCTGAGACTGCACGGAATCAAGCTCAAGCCCTTGAAGAAGCTTTGGATGTTGATGACCTTGAAGCTGATAAAAGGCCAGAGGATCTTATGTTAAGTTTTGTCAGTGGTGAGAAAGGAAAAGATAGATCTGATCGTGAACTTGTTACCCCATGGTTCAAATTTTTGTGGGAGACATATAGAACAGTGCTTGAAATATTGAGGAACAACTCAAAGTTGGAGAGCCTTTATGCG aTGACTGCACACCGTGCATTCCAGTTCTGCAAGCAATACAAACGCACCACTGAATTTCGTAGGCTGTGTGAAATTATCAGGAACCATCTGGCAAACCTTAACAAATATAGGGATCAAAGAGACCGTCCTGATATTTCTGCACCTGAAAGCTTGCAGCTTTATCTTGATACAAGATTTGAGCAGTTGAAAGCTGCGACTGAGCTTGAGCTTTGGCAG GAGGCTTTTCGCTCCGTGGAAGACATTCATGGATTGATGTGCATGGTCAAAAAAACTCCTAAACCATCTCTTATGGTTGTTTATTATGCAAAGTTAACTGAAATCTTTTGGGTCTCTTCGAGCCATCTCTATCATGCATATGCATGGTTTAAGCTGTTTTCACTTCAGAAAAGCTTCAATAAGAACCTAGGCCAGAAGGATTTACAATTAATAGCTTCTTCAGTTGTTCTCGCAGCTTTATCAGTTTGCCCATATGATAATTCTAATGGAGCTTCACACATGGTCCTTGAATATGAGAAAGAAAGGAACTCAAGGATGGCTAATCTTATAGGATTCGTTGTTGATCCCAAGCTTGAGAATAGAGAAGTG CTTTCTAGGCCATCCCTGCTTTCTGAACTG GTTTCAAAAGGTATAATGAGCTGTGTCACTCAAGAAGTGAAGGATCTTTACAATCTTTTGGAGCTCGAGTTTCTTCCCCTTGATCTTGCATCAAGGGTGCAACCGTTACTGAATAAGATATCTAAACTTGGGGGTAAACTGTCGTCCATTTCTTCTGTATCTGAAGTGCATCTTTCACAGTATATTCCTGCTCTGGAGCGACTTGCCACATTGAGAGTACTTCAGCAG GTGTCTAAGGTGTATCAAACAATGAAAATTGAGAGCCTATCTCGGATGATTCCTTTTCATAATTTTTCTGTCGTGGAAAAAATTGCTGTCGATGCTGTAAATAGCAAGTTCATATCCTTGAAGGTTGATTACATGAAGGGTATTGTCGTATTTTCGAACTTG GGTCTTGAATCAAATGAACTGCGTGACCATCTAACAAATTTTGCTGAATCGCTAAATAAAGCTAGAGGAATGATATGTCCTCCAACAAAGAAGGCATCAAAACTAGGTGATATACTGCCCGGTTTGTTGGAGACTGTTGAAAAGGAACACAAAAGACTCCTTGCTAGAAAATCAATAATTGAGAAACGGAAGGAAGAGCAAGAACGTCACTTGTTGGAATTGGAACGCCAAGAGGAGCTAAAGAAACTTGAAATTCAGAAGATAACTGAAGATGCCGAACAGAGAAGGCTTGCTGCAGAATACGAACAGAGGAGAAACCAAAAGCTAAAAGAGATAGAGGACCGTGAGATGGAAGATGTGAGAGCCATGCTTGAAGATGCAGATAAACGTGGTAAGAAGAAGGGAAAGAAGCCACTTATTGAG GGAAAAGTAACAAAACAATCTTTGATGGAGCTGGCTTTGACTGAGCAACTTCGAGAGAGGCAGGAGATGGAGAAGAAACTGCAGAAGTTAGCCAAGACTATGGATTATTTGGAGAGGGCTAAAAGGGAAGAAGCAGCTCCTTTGATTGAAGCTGCATTCCAACGTCGCCTCGTGGAAGAACGTGAATTGCACGAGCGTGAACACCAA CAAGAGATAGAAATCAGCAGGCAGCGTCATGATGGGGACCTCAAGGAGAAGAACAGGCTTTCTAGGCTGTTGGAATATAAG ATCCAGTTCCAGGAAAGATTGGTGAAACGCAGGCAAGAAGAATTTGACAGACTGAAGGGCGAACGAGAGGAGAAGGTTAACCAAATTCTTCAGGAGAGGAAACAAGAGAGGGAATACAAGAGGAAAGTGTTGTGCTATTTGGAGAGGGAGGAAGAGAGGCTCAGGAAGTTGCAGGAAGAAGAGGAAGCTCGCAAACGCGAAG AagaggaaagaagaaagaaacaaGAAGCAGAACGTAAGGCGAAACTAGATGAGATTGCAGAGAAGCAAAGGCAAAGAGAGAAAGAACTGGAAGAGAAAGAACGGCTTTGGAAAGAGAATGTTTTGGGTAAATCCTCCGAGTTGGTCCACCCAGCCAGGTCAGCTTTCGACGTTCCTCATGCTGTGGAACCCTTGGCCGCTGTCCCGGCTGCTGCTGCGGCAGCTCCGGCATCAGGGGGGAAGTATGTTCCTAGGTTTAGGCGCACACAGGCTGAGAGTGGTGGTGGACAGGCAGCGGCTCCTGATGGTCCGGGGGTGGGTGGCCGTGGTGGTGAAAGTGATCGTTGGGGAAGTCGCGGTGGTGGTGATAGCAGGAGGCCATTCCCagttggtggtggtggtggatcTGGAGGATCCAAGTGGAGGTCTTAA